The DNA segment TCCAATGCGCACCTGCCGACCGAGAGCATCACCGGTAGGAAAAAGTTTGGTCTTTAGGTCAGGACCTAAAGCAACCACAGCTCGCGCCGATTTTTCATCTTCGTTGTTGATGAATCGTCCGCTGGCGATCTCAAAACTTCGAACAGGAACAAAGTTTGCAGTGACCCCAGAGATGGAGCTCGTGGCACTTCGAGCTCCTGCCTGAACTACTTGACTGCTTGTGATTTGGGGGGCTACCCGCTTCACGCTAGGAACCTGTTCTTCAATTGCAGCCGCGTCTTCGATCACCAAGGTTTTTGGGAGAACAGTCCCCCTCCGACGGGTGTCACCGTTGCCTGGCACAACGAACAGTACATTTGCACCAAGGCTGCTGAGCTGTTCTTTAACAAGTTCTTGGGCGCCACGACCAACACCTACCAGAGTGATAACCGAGGCGTTACCAATTACAATGCCCAACATAGTGAGCAAACTTCTTAATCGATTGCTTCGTAGGGTTGTGAGCGCCATCCGCACGGTTTCCGTTGGAGGCATCCGGCGAACCACAACGTCTGAGCTTCCAAGGTTGTTTGCCAGACTAAAAAAAGTCACCGGTGTCGTCTGAACCCACGATTCCCACTTTTACCAAATTGGTGGAGCCTGAAACGCCGCAATGAGTTCCTGCGGTTTGAACCACAAGATCTCCCACCTTCAAAAGCTTAAGATCCTCGGCTTTGCGCATGGCAGCAACAAAGGTAGTTGTCGTATCCTCCTCTTCGGGAACTACAAGCGGCGTAACACCCCAGACGAGCTGAAGACGGCACGCCACAGCCCTATCGGGAGCAACTGCCAAAATCGGAGCAGCAGGACGGAATTTACTGACATTGTGCGCTGTCGCTCCGCTCTTGGTAAGCGGAATAATGGCAGACGCATTCAATTGGCTGGCAATGGTACTAACCGCACTGCTAAGAGAGTTCGGTATGGTGCTGGGTAGGTTGCTGTCGATAGACCGCTGAGGGTAATCCTTCTCGATCCTTCGAGCGATCGTGGCCATGGTTTGTACGGCTTCTACAGGGAAGTCGCCAACCGCCGTTTCGTTGGAAAGCATAACTGCATCGGTACCATCGAGGATGGCGTTGGCAACGTCACTCACTTCAGCCCGGGTTGGACGCGGACTAGACGCCATTGAATCGAGCATCTGGGTTGCTGTAATGATCGGGATACCAAGACTGTTGGACTTGCGTATCAGTTCTTTTTGCAACAAGGGGACTTCTTCCGCAGGCATCTCCACACCGAGATCACCACGCGCCACCATTACTCCGTCGCAAAGCGGAAGAATGGCGTCGATTTGATCAATGGCCTCGAATTTTTCGATCTTGGCCACTACAGGCGTTTCGTAACCGTGTTGCTTGATTAAACCTCGAATTTCTTCCATATCGGAAGGATTACGCACAAAACTAAGCGCAACCCAATCGACGCCTTGACTCAGACCAAAAGCTAGATCTTCTTTATCTTTGTCAGTCAGCGCTCGAACGGAAAGCTGTACGTCGGGGAAGTTGACGCCCTTGTTGTTAGAGAGAGTACCACCAACTGTGACACTGCAATGAAGTGTTTGCTGCGTTTGATCCACGCTCTTGACTTTCATCTCTACCCTGCCGTCGTCTAGAAGGATGCGACTGCCTGCCGTGACTTCGTCGGCTAGTTTGGCGTAAGTCACCGTGGCGATAGTCTGGTTGCAGTCCACCGGACGTGAGGTAAGCGAGAAAGAATCGCCGTCAGCAAGAGTGATCGGGCCGTTTGCAAAACGACCGAGCCGAATCTTCGGTCCCTGGAGATCTTGGAGAATGCCGATAGTCTGTTCAAGCTCCTTGGAAACTTGTCGAATAGTGGCGATTCGCTTGGCGTGATCGCTGTGGTCGCCATGGGAAAAGTTCAACCGGAACGTTGTAGCCCCAGCCCTAACAAGCTCCTTGATCCGCTCACTACTATCCGTTGCGGGCCCGATCGTGGCCACTATTTTGGTCCGGCGGTCTAAATCGAACTGGCCCATATCGAGGCTGGAAATCCTTGCGGAAACTACCACCCGGGGCGTTTCGATCAAATGGATGTCTATCGCGCAGCTTGTCCACAAACCATCAGATGCCTCGATGAAAGGGAAGAGCCCTGTTTAATTCACGCTTATGGCTTGCTGAAAACTGGTGAGGTAACGAACGAGATTAAGTAAAGATACTATGAGATCGAAGGAAGATATTCAATAAAATTAACTTATTGAATGACCAAACTCGAACTTAAAGATAAGGTTTGGTGTGAGGAAAATACTGAGAGTCAACTAGGTTTAAGTAGCCTATGGATAACGAGTTATTCTATACCTCACAAGTCGATCGAAAACCCTGGCCGCAAAGCAATCGCCGACACCGAACATATAGGGAATGTATTTTGATTTTGGAAGGAAGTGATAATCCGATGTTATAAAACAGAACACCTATTAACTCGATTGGTGGTGTGTAATTTAGAAATCCGAATTGTATTCTTTTGCATTGCGATTTCTATACCAGCTGGAACTTCAGGCCCTCTTGACAATAGGATTGTTAACAACGGATATGACTTGCCGTTTTTCAACCTCAAATGGTCGCCAGATGGTTGATTTTTTGTACGATTACCAGTTACTCCCTGAAATGTAGAAGGCGTTGATAGATTGGGCAACCAGGTTTTGAAGAAGGTTTAGAGCAAGAAAAGCTAGGAGAGCAGAAAGATCAATTCCACCTAGCTGAGGAATTAATCCGCGAAAAGCATTAAGATAAGGATCGGTGATGGCGCTTACACTACTGAGAACTGGGTTTCCCCAATCCAAATTGGGAAACCAGCTCAACAGCACACGGACGATTAGCACGAGCGAATAGACTTGTAAGGTTTGAGCGAGCACTTGCAATAACGTGACAAGAAACGATTCCATGACGGGGGCCAAATCTTTTACAATTTTATGCAGCTCTTGCCGGATCGGTAGAGTCCGGCCCGGGTAGTACAGAGAACGTGTGGTGAAATTTTTCCGTAGGGGTAATCCAGTACGATCGACCACCCTCTTGTTTTCGACGTTCAATTAACTCTTGCGCGAGCAATTCTTTAATGTGGTCGTAGGCTCCCGATCCTCGAATATCAACAAGGTCTGATTGAAGAACCGATCCTTTCAAAGCGATGACGGCTAGGGTTCTCACGGTTGCTGTTGAAAGTTTCACCGGCAGTAAGTCCTTCGCTAAGTCTGCAAGTCCTGCATGTATTTGCAGTCCAAAACGATCATTCTGTTTAATAATTTCGAATGCTGTCTCTCTCTGGGCATAAGATACTGTGAGGTTAGTAAGAGCTTTTTCCACTTCTTTGTGGTCAGTTTGAGATAACTCAGCTAGTTCATTAATACTTAGAGGGCGGCCTTTGAGATAAAGAATTGCTTCTAGGCGAGCAGTTAGAGATAAGGACAACATTACGCAACCTCTGAAAATGTTTCAAGGTACTGTCTAGATCCTTAGAGAAAAAGGCTATAGGCAGGATTATCGTTTTCTTCCCAAAAGAGATAGCCTAAATCATTAAGAAAGTGACTCCAACAATCCATCTCGGCTTTTGGGATCAGTACCCCTATCACTATTCGACCTACATCAGCACCATGGTTTCGATAATGAAAAATGCTGATACTCCAGTTAGGACGGAATGCGTTAACAAAATTCATGAGAGCACCGGGCCGTTCTGGAAATTCGAAACGGTAGACTAGCTCGTTGCAATCTCCCGCACAGGCCCGACGGGCCTGTGCGGGAAGACGACCTCCGACCATGTGGCGAAGGTGAACTTTCGCTAATTCATTGTCACTAAGATCAAGACAGGGGAAGCCACAATTTAAGAGCTCTTGAACAAGTGCGACTCGATCATGTTCATCGTTAACCCGAACACCAACAAAGATCTGAGCACGACATCCCTCCGTCATGCGATAGCTAAATTCCGTAAAACTTCGTCCATGTAGTCGTTCACAAAGTACCCGAAGACTTCCAGCAGTTTCAGGTATTTCAACCGCCAGCATTGCTTCACGTTTTTCACCTAGTTCGGCCCGTTCTGCAATAAATCGCAGACGTTCGAAATTCATATTTGCTCCACATGCCACCCCAACAAGACGTTTTCCTTGGATGTTTTGATCTGCTATGTCTTTTTTCAGGCCAGCTATGGCAAGCGCACCGGCCGGCTCGAGAATGGAACGAGTGTCTTCAAACACATCTTTAATCGCTGCACAAATAGCATCCGTATCGACGATGACCATGCGATCCACATAGCGTTGCGCTAACTCAAAGGTGTGTTCTCCTACCTTCCGTACTGCAACGCCATCGGCAAATAAGCCTACTTGAGCTAATTCGATCCGATGTCCACGATGCAATGACTGCGTCATTGCATCGGCATCGACAGGTTCCACTCCAACAACCTGTGTTTCAGGCCAAAGTTGTTTTACATAAACTGAAATCCCCGCAATCAAACCTCCTCCTCCTACAGCGACATAAATTGCATCTGGTGGCTCTTTGCTTTGTCGCATGATCTCCATTCCTATCGTTCCCTGCCCGGCGATGACCTCAGGGTCATCAAATGGATGGATGTAAGTAAATCCCTCTGCTTTACAGCGTTTTTGAGCTTTTGCAGAGCACTCGTCGTAAGTCTCGCCGTGAAGAACTACTTCACCACCAAGATCACGCACGGCGCGCACCTTGACTTCGGGAGTTGTTTTTGGCATCACGATCACTGCACGACAGCCAAGCCGACGTGCGCTAAGCGCAACCCCCTGACCATGATTCCCAGCACTGGAAGCGATGACACCGCGTCTGAGATCTGCCTTAGAAAGCTGCACCATGCGGTTGTAAGCACCTCGCAGCTTGAATGAAAACGCTGGTTGTAAATCCTCTCGTTTCAGCCAGATTTTGTTGTTCAACCGTCGACTGAGGTTCGGAGCTGGGTCAAGGGGTGTTTCGCGAGCGATGTCATAAACGCGGGCACGGAGGATCCGCTGCAGGTAATCGGTCATCCCTTCATTGTTTCAACCTGTCAGTAATCTCATCAGTAGGGATGGACCCCGTAGATTAATGAGCAGGGAACTGATTGTGCATGCACCTCGGAGATCTCAAGCATCCGAACGAGTTGCGCGGCCTCAGTCTTGCTGCACTCGAAGACGTAGCGCTTCAAATTAGAGAGCGCCACCTAAGTGTGGTGTCTACCAGCGGTGGTCACCTCGGTCCTGGGCTTGGAGTTGTGGAACTCACCCTTGCTCTTTACCAAACTTTGGACCTCGATCGGGATAGGGTGGTTTGGGATGTTGGCCACCAGGCATATCCCCACAAGTTGATCACTGGTCGTTTTAACAGCTTTAGTTCCTTACGCCAGCGACAGGGAGTTGCCGGTTACTTGAAACGGTGTGAAAGCCGATTTGATCATTTTGGTGCCGGTCATGCCAGCACCTCAATCTCAGCCGCATTGGGAATGGCTTTTGCCCGAGATAACCGTGGCGAGAGTTTTAGATGTGTAGCTGTAATAGGTGATGGTGCTCTTACAGGTGGTATGGCTCTCGAGGCAATTAACCACGCCGGCCACCTCCCCAACACTCCGTTTTTGGTAGTTCTGAATGATAATGACATGTCAATATCACCTCCGGTAGGTGCTTTATCGAACGTGTTGAATCGGGCAAGGCTCAGCCCTCCGATGCAATTCCTCTCGGGGAGTGTTGAAGAAAGTGTTCGTTATCTCCCATTCATAGGAGGAGAACTTCCCGCGGAGCTTAACCGTCTCAAAGGCAGCGTACGTCGCTTAGCGGTGCCCAAAGTTGGTGCTGTTTTTGAAGAGCTCGGCTTTACTTATATGGGACCGATTGATGGTCACGATATCCCCGAGATGATACGAACCTTCCAGGCTGCTCACCGTGAAAAGGGGCCTGTTTTAGTGCATGTTGTTACTAAGAAGGGTAAGGGCTATCCCTACGCTGAAGCTGACCAGGTGGGTTATCACGCTCAATCAGCCTTTGACCTCAATACCGGCAAAGCCATTCCATCAAATAAACCGAAGCCCCTTAGTTACAGCAAAGTTTTTGGTCAAACTCTGGTCAAGCTTTGCGAGCAAAACAGCCGTGTGGTGGGCATCACCGCCGCCATGGCAACTGGAACCGGTCTCGATCTGCTCCAAAAGGCATTACCAAGTCAATATGTTGATGTCGGCATTGCCGAGCAGCACGCTGTCACACTTGCTGCAGGCATGGCCTGTGAAGGTCTTCGCCCTGTTGTTGCAATATACAGTACCTTTTTACAGCGGGCTTTTGACCAGCTAATTCATGACGTCGGAATTCAAAAGCTACCAGTAACATTCGTTCTTGACCGAGCCGGTATTGTTGGCGCCGACGGACCAACCCACCAGGGCCAGTATGACATCAGCTATTTGCGGGCCGTCCCCAATTTCACCGTAATGGCTCCAAAGGATGAAGGAGAGCTTCAAAAAATGTTAGTAACCTGTCTAAACCATGATGGTCCAACTGCCTTGCGGATTCCACGTGGTGCTGGAGAAGGAGTCCCATTAATGGAAGAAGGTTGGGGCGCTCTTCCTATTGGTCGCGGTGAATTGCTGCGACAAGGAAATGACTTGGTGATCGTGGCCTATGGCTCCATGGTAATTCCAGCCATGGCTACTGCGGTTCTTTTGGAAGAGGTGGGATTATCTGCCTCTGTCATTAATGCACGCTTCCTTCGGCCTCTTGACCAGGCTTTAATTCATCCCCTAGCACGTCGGATACAGCGTGTTGTAACCATGGAGGAAGGCACGCTTTCAGGTGGTTTTGGCGCTGCAGTGCTCGAATCACTCAATGACCATGACATTAACGTCCCTGTTTTAAGGATTGGTATTCCCGATCAGCTGGTCGATCATGCTACGCCACAGCAGAGTAAAGAAGCTCTCGGCCTGACTCCTAAACAGATAGCCATAAAAATTCAACAACGTTTTGCCAATTCTGACGATCTGCATACGTCGACCCCAGCAAAAGTAGTCTACTAGACCTGACCTTTTGTCTAACTAGGCCAACAGTGACATCACTATCCATGAGGCATTGAGATTAATCCAGGACATTCTTTTGGCTAAGTCGCTATCCATAGTAAACCGTAAGATTGTAGTTTTTGGATGCTTAACAAAGGCTCAATCAGAATCAATTTTCGTAGCTATACACTTTACACTTTCGCACTAGTAAAACGAGCGGTTTAGAGTCCTCCGAAGATAATAACAATAGCTATCTAATGAAGTTGTTATTCATCTGATCCCGGTGGCTACAAATTCAATAAATAGTAGATAAGCTACCAAAAGCTGGGCATGATTTAAATACTGTTTGTTTGCAACCAAACTGGTAGTCGCTCAACTTAAACTTTTAGAGCCGACAGTCTCGACAAAACAAACAGTCTGAGATGAGTGCCAAAACAAGTCGGTATCCATACCTCATCTTGACGGACCGACGAACCGAACCTGAGCCTCGGCATAGCGCGAATCATTAGTGTTCGCAGGCCTTCCACAAATCCATTAAGTAATTATATGTAGCACTTGTACCTCCACCTTCTTCATTTAATTACTTATACGGAGAGGAGACAGTACTAAATCGATCTTCTCTAATCCGACAAGTAAACTACTTCCCTATCAACACTGTCGTGCTAGATTTTTCCGGAGCAATCGGAGAAATAAACTTCAATCGGATACCTGTCCCACACCTAATTTGTATAAGACCCATTGATCTTGTGCAGGGCTACCGTCTTAAAACAATATTCCGGATGGGAAACGTCTGGATCTAAATGATGCTTAAAGAAGAGTTTCTTCCACCCATCGAAAGGCGCAACTCCTCAGAGCACACCGCGAGCCGCTAAGCCCTGGATAGCTCCAATGCCGATAATGTGTCCGAGACTTGTCGTACCAAGAAGCGCAGCGTGACTCATACCACCAAAAAATGCAGGGCTAGGGAGTTGAGCACCAACATTGGGCTGCTTAATAGTCGCCTTACCAATGCCGATAGCGATCACGTTGCACACTATCATCACCAAAGCAACCTTCGGAGACCAAGTCAAAGTGGCCGGTGTCATCGCGAAGAAGCAAGTCAACATTCGAAGTCAATGATCAGCACGCCATCATCTGAGAAAAATGATATAATTGCCAGAAGGCTTAAGAGTTGTTCATTCTTTCTGTTGATGGTCAGCCAACAGCCCAATTACTAAAACAGTGTTTGCAAGAGTGAGAAAAGCCTCAGCCCCTCCGTGCAGGACATCAATGTCGACAAGTTGCGCGTTACAACAGCTCGAAGCCACGATTGCGGCAGCAATAGTGACTGCTACGAACAGCAGCGTGAGTTGGAAACCTCGTTGTGCTAGAATAGGAAGTGCTTTGCTTTTGCGCAGCCAATAGAGAAAGAAAAAATAAGGAATTAGAGAAACAGCAAAAACTGGAGCTGGGTCAAACCTCATATTTTAAGTCACCTTTGTAGGTAGCAGTTGCCGGGCGGCGAGAGCTAGCGTACAGTTGCCGACCAGCGTAGCCCAGGCTTGCAAGGTAACCAAGCTTCGCAGTGATTCGGCATTGTCGAATAAGTGCCAAGTACAGGCAGCGGTCGCGCTGACCAAGGCCGGTAGCATTGCCAGAGCCATACCCTTTAAGCCGCGACGCTGCATCAAAATAATGGCCAGGGACCACTCGATCACCGACGCTATATGTATCCACCAGGTACCGAGAGATAAGGAATGCATGAGCGCACTCTAGAAACGCATATCTGCGGATAATGACTTAGGTATACGAAAATAATTAGCTAGATGTCCCGATCCACGGCTCCCGTGCTGCTGCTGTGCGGGTACTACGGCGAACACAACCTTGGAGACGACGCTCTACTGCAGGTATTGCTGCAGTCGTTGCCCAAACATGCCTCCCTAAAGATCACAGCCCACGATCAAGATGAGGTGCAGTTGCTTGCACCGCAAGCCCATATCATTAGGCGTCGTTCTCTTTGGGATATGCTGACGGCGGCGCTTGAAGCGGATATACTGATCCTTGGAGGTGGAAGTTTGCTCCAAGACGGTACCAGCTTTCATAGTCTACTTTATTATTTGGCGTTAATTACTTTGACGCGGTTGCGTCGGCGTCGTGTGCTACTTTGGGGGCAGGGCCTGGGTCCGTTGCACCGTGCACTGAGTCGGTGGCTCGTGCACGGTGCATTGTCCTTCTGTACCGCAGCAAGCTGGAGAGATCCAGGATCATTCGAACTTGCTCGACGCTGGGCTCCAAATTTACCAATGCGCATGGCTGCCGATCCGGTTTGGCAAATGCCAAGTCAAGACTGGGTTGGAGGGGGTGCAATCATTCTGAGTTGGCGGTTGAGTGACCTGTTAGACGCCATACGCTGGCGAACCTTACTTCAGGCCCTGGATGGTCTGGCATCCAGACTTGAAACCTCTGTGTGTTGGATGGCTTTTCATCGGGACCAAGATTCCTCTCTACTCAAGAGGCTCGTTCAGCGACAGTTAGTGCCTCATCGCCTGCTGGCCCGCAGCACAACGATGATTCCACGCTCACCAAATGCGGTTTTTGAACTTGTTAAGACTGCTCGTCTCGTGCTTCCAATGCGTCTACATGCATTGATTTTAGCCCGGCTGTCGGGGTGTCCTATGATCGCCCTGAGCTACGACCCTAAAGTTGAGTCTGCAGCAGCGTTAGCGAAAGTACCTTGTATTCGACTTGACGAACTACCATCTGTCGAAAGTCTGGTTGTTCAATGGGAAAAGGAAGTTGACCGAGAGGTTGAACAGCATGTTATTGACCAGATTCGGTTTAACGCATCAGCCCACAATGATATCCTAGCTCAATGGGTTTGAGAATGAATCGAACGCTTGATACTAATTGAGGCGTTGGCCGGTTTGATTATCAAAATGATGCTCAGCTGCTTCAGACCAACTGACCCTAGGTTCTGGTTCAATCGATTGTTCTCCGGAACAAACAAACCGGAGCTGTCCATGTTCACAATTGATGAGTAATAGTTGACTCGCTCCATGCCATTCACTGCTCACTACTTGACAAGGAAGCCCAACTGAACCGAGTCGTAAATCTTCTGGACGAATACCTAACGTCCAGCCCTGTTGTAACTTTATCATATTCATCTGAGGCCGCCCGATAAATTGGGCAACGAAGGTAGTAGCTGGATAGTGATACAGTTCTCTCGGCGTACCAACTTGCTCAATACGTCCACAACACATCACAGCAATTCGATCAGCCAAAGCCATAGCTTCTTGCTGGTCATGGGTTACATAAACTACAGGATGAATACCACCGAGCATTAGACGTTTAAGTTCTGGACGCAGTTCTTCTCGCAATTGGGCGTCTAGATTACTCATAGGTTCATCCAAAAGATAAACCAAGGGATCGCGTAAGAGAGCTCGAGCCAGAGCGACACGTTGTCGCTGGCCTCCCGATAGTTGTGATGGACGTTGATGTGCTTGCTGGCTTAGTTGAAGTACTTCTAAAATTGCATTGACGCGACTGTTTCGTTCTCTAGATTTCTTGCCGCGTAAGCGCAGACCAAGTTCCAAATTCTCGCGCACATTCAAGTGTGGAAACAGTGCGTAGCTTTGAAAGACCATACCAATCCGCCGTGTTTCGGCAGGAACGTCAGTCATGTCATTGTCATCGATATAAATGATTCCACTATCAGGTTGATCCAGACCTGCAATGAGACGAAGGACTGTACTTTTGCCACAGCCGCTCGGACCTAATAGAGCAACACACTCGCCGTCTCCAACCTTAAGATCGAAATGGTCTAAAACTATTCGGTCGCCAAATTTTTTGGTGATGGCTCTGATGGTGAGTGTCATCCCCGAGTTGCTCCGCCGAAAAAGTGGATACCTATTCTGGCAATTGATTGAATGATCATTGGGCCTCTGACTGCACAAATAAACAAGTCGATTAATCGTAAAAACCATAGAGTCTAATTCAAATCTTGTGCAACATTTGGTTAGGTTTTATTGAGGAAATGGGCCAGATCTAAATCAAGATGGCTGAAGTGAAACCCAGTATTAGTACACATCAATTCACTTGATTCGTACAAATCGTGAAGAATAAGCACATACATCGATTACTGCTTCTAAATAGCTCTCCTATTAATTTAGGACTAACGGTCAATTTTCGCTTTTATTAGCTAACATCTTTGACAAAGTAGTTAAGCTCTATTAACCTGTCTAGACTTCATATGCTAAAACCAAATTGGACAATAAAAACGGAGATCCAGATGTTAACTGGGTCAAATATCGTCCACGGTAATTGAGTAGAAGACTGCATCCCTGGTCCGCTTAGCGAATAATGTTAAGTTAACTTAGCTCTATACTAATAAATAGTAGTGTAAATAACAAGATTCACTGAACCGTTGAGGACTCTACTCTAATAACATTAGTTGTTTCTCATGTTGAAAGGTGATCTAATGGTTTAAACGATAATACCTAGCATTGGGAACGAAATCCAATTAATAATGAAGCATTAATTTAAATAAATATGATAGCGTACTACTCAATGTTACTTTCTAATTTTGTCCCCAGTTGAAACCAAAGCTT comes from the Synechococcus sp. M16CYN genome and includes:
- the pyk gene encoding pyruvate kinase; this encodes MGQFDLDRRTKIVATIGPATDSSERIKELVRAGATTFRLNFSHGDHSDHAKRIATIRQVSKELEQTIGILQDLQGPKIRLGRFANGPITLADGDSFSLTSRPVDCNQTIATVTYAKLADEVTAGSRILLDDGRVEMKVKSVDQTQQTLHCSVTVGGTLSNNKGVNFPDVQLSVRALTDKDKEDLAFGLSQGVDWVALSFVRNPSDMEEIRGLIKQHGYETPVVAKIEKFEAIDQIDAILPLCDGVMVARGDLGVEMPAEEVPLLQKELIRKSNSLGIPIITATQMLDSMASSPRPTRAEVSDVANAILDGTDAVMLSNETAVGDFPVEAVQTMATIARRIEKDYPQRSIDSNLPSTIPNSLSSAVSTIASQLNASAIIPLTKSGATAHNVSKFRPAAPILAVAPDRAVACRLQLVWGVTPLVVPEEEDTTTTFVAAMRKAEDLKLLKVGDLVVQTAGTHCGVSGSTNLVKVGIVGSDDTGDFF
- a CDS encoding YggT family protein, with protein sequence MESFLVTLLQVLAQTLQVYSLVLIVRVLLSWFPNLDWGNPVLSSVSAITDPYLNAFRGLIPQLGGIDLSALLAFLALNLLQNLVAQSINAFYISGSNW
- the scpB gene encoding SMC-Scp complex subunit ScpB; protein product: MLSLSLTARLEAILYLKGRPLSINELAELSQTDHKEVEKALTNLTVSYAQRETAFEIIKQNDRFGLQIHAGLADLAKDLLPVKLSTATVRTLAVIALKGSVLQSDLVDIRGSGAYDHIKELLAQELIERRKQEGGRSYWITPTEKFHHTFSVLPGPDSTDPARAA
- the ilvA gene encoding threonine ammonia-lyase, biosynthetic, with translation MTDYLQRILRARVYDIARETPLDPAPNLSRRLNNKIWLKREDLQPAFSFKLRGAYNRMVQLSKADLRRGVIASSAGNHGQGVALSARRLGCRAVIVMPKTTPEVKVRAVRDLGGEVVLHGETYDECSAKAQKRCKAEGFTYIHPFDDPEVIAGQGTIGMEIMRQSKEPPDAIYVAVGGGGLIAGISVYVKQLWPETQVVGVEPVDADAMTQSLHRGHRIELAQVGLFADGVAVRKVGEHTFELAQRYVDRMVIVDTDAICAAIKDVFEDTRSILEPAGALAIAGLKKDIADQNIQGKRLVGVACGANMNFERLRFIAERAELGEKREAMLAVEIPETAGSLRVLCERLHGRSFTEFSYRMTEGCRAQIFVGVRVNDEHDRVALVQELLNCGFPCLDLSDNELAKVHLRHMVGGRLPAQARRACAGDCNELVYRFEFPERPGALMNFVNAFRPNWSISIFHYRNHGADVGRIVIGVLIPKAEMDCWSHFLNDLGYLFWEENDNPAYSLFL
- the dxs gene encoding 1-deoxy-D-xylulose-5-phosphate synthase; protein product: MHLGDLKHPNELRGLSLAALEDVALQIRERHLSVVSTSGGHLGPGLGVVELTLALYQTLDLDRDRVVWDVGHQAYPHKLITGRFNSFSSLRQRQGVAGYLKRCESRFDHFGAGHASTSISAALGMAFARDNRGESFRCVAVIGDGALTGGMALEAINHAGHLPNTPFLVVLNDNDMSISPPVGALSNVLNRARLSPPMQFLSGSVEESVRYLPFIGGELPAELNRLKGSVRRLAVPKVGAVFEELGFTYMGPIDGHDIPEMIRTFQAAHREKGPVLVHVVTKKGKGYPYAEADQVGYHAQSAFDLNTGKAIPSNKPKPLSYSKVFGQTLVKLCEQNSRVVGITAAMATGTGLDLLQKALPSQYVDVGIAEQHAVTLAAGMACEGLRPVVAIYSTFLQRAFDQLIHDVGIQKLPVTFVLDRAGIVGADGPTHQGQYDISYLRAVPNFTVMAPKDEGELQKMLVTCLNHDGPTALRIPRGAGEGVPLMEEGWGALPIGRGELLRQGNDLVIVAYGSMVIPAMATAVLLEEVGLSASVINARFLRPLDQALIHPLARRIQRVVTMEEGTLSGGFGAAVLESLNDHDINVPVLRIGIPDQLVDHATPQQSKEALGLTPKQIAIKIQQRFANSDDLHTSTPAKVVY
- the psaK gene encoding photosystem I reaction center subunit PsaK, producing the protein MLTCFFAMTPATLTWSPKVALVMIVCNVIAIGIGKATIKQPNVGAQLPSPAFFGGMSHAALLGTTSLGHIIGIGAIQGLAARGVL
- a CDS encoding DUF3593 domain-containing protein; the encoded protein is MRFDPAPVFAVSLIPYFFFLYWLRKSKALPILAQRGFQLTLLFVAVTIAAAIVASSCCNAQLVDIDVLHGGAEAFLTLANTVLVIGLLADHQQKE
- a CDS encoding DUF2499 domain-containing protein: MHSLSLGTWWIHIASVIEWSLAIILMQRRGLKGMALAMLPALVSATAACTWHLFDNAESLRSLVTLQAWATLVGNCTLALAARQLLPTKVT
- the csaB gene encoding polysaccharide pyruvyl transferase CsaB, which gives rise to MSRSTAPVLLLCGYYGEHNLGDDALLQVLLQSLPKHASLKITAHDQDEVQLLAPQAHIIRRRSLWDMLTAALEADILILGGGSLLQDGTSFHSLLYYLALITLTRLRRRRVLLWGQGLGPLHRALSRWLVHGALSFCTAASWRDPGSFELARRWAPNLPMRMAADPVWQMPSQDWVGGGAIILSWRLSDLLDAIRWRTLLQALDGLASRLETSVCWMAFHRDQDSSLLKRLVQRQLVPHRLLARSTTMIPRSPNAVFELVKTARLVLPMRLHALILARLSGCPMIALSYDPKVESAAALAKVPCIRLDELPSVESLVVQWEKEVDREVEQHVIDQIRFNASAHNDILAQWV
- a CDS encoding ABC transporter ATP-binding protein, translated to MTLTIRAITKKFGDRIVLDHFDLKVGDGECVALLGPSGCGKSTVLRLIAGLDQPDSGIIYIDDNDMTDVPAETRRIGMVFQSYALFPHLNVRENLELGLRLRGKKSRERNSRVNAILEVLQLSQQAHQRPSQLSGGQRQRVALARALLRDPLVYLLDEPMSNLDAQLREELRPELKRLMLGGIHPVVYVTHDQQEAMALADRIAVMCCGRIEQVGTPRELYHYPATTFVAQFIGRPQMNMIKLQQGWTLGIRPEDLRLGSVGLPCQVVSSEWHGASQLLLINCEHGQLRFVCSGEQSIEPEPRVSWSEAAEHHFDNQTGQRLN